The genomic interval CAGGCTCCTCACTGGGCTGCTCCACCTCCGCGCCAGCCAGTCACGCAGGATGCGCCTAGAATTCCGCCTCGAACTGCGAGATCGGCGGGGCGGCGGTTCGACGGTGGCCAGCAGGTGACGATAAGCGGCATCCAGTAAGCCCTCGGCGATCGCCTCGGCGCAACCGGAATTCATGTTCCCCACAGGCGCCTCGTCGAGCCACCCGATCATGCCCAGATCGATCCCGCCAACGTACCGCCCTTCATGACGATCATATTCGCCGCGTGCGGATCGGCGAAACAGCCGATGTCGCATGGCTTGTTCGAGAAACGAGCGCACCAGCAACCGCGCGGTGCGTTCCGGTGATGCCGAGTGCGCCCATTGGGCGAGTTGCGCGATGGCCGCCAATCGTTCAGGACGGTCCGCCGACCTACGGTCCGCCGGTGTGCCCCGCGCCGCCGACGACGCCTGCATCAGGGTCTTCACCGACACGCCCACGATCTCTTCCATCGTGATGACCGTCAGCGCACTGAGCTCCGGATAGACGACGGGACAATAGTGATCGATGTCGTCGTCCAGCATCCGTTGCCGGAGCTGCCGGAAGTTGCGCACCTCTCGGGTAAAGTCGAGTTCCTCGCACGTCAGCTGATGAAGCTCGTTGGCCAGCGCGCGAATACCCATGCGACGAAATGCCTGATGCCAGGCCAGCAGGCGCGCGCACGTGCCGGCGATTGCCAGGTCGACACGGAATCGTTTCTCGATGCCCGGCCGCATCACTTTGACCACCACCCGCGTGCCGTCCAGCAATCTGGCCCGATGGACTTGCGCAATGGACGCTGCGCTGAGCGGCATCACTTCGAATTCGGCGAAGCGCTGTTCGAGCGATTCCAGATGCAGGGCGCGCACCATCCGCTTCGTGATCAACGGCGTGGGTACCGACGGGAGGTCGTCGAGAATGCTCGCGAACTCCATGCAGTAGCGGTCGGGCAGACATCGTGACGGTGCGCCAGCAGCTGCCCGATCTTAGCGAAAGCCTGCTGCTCAACCTCTCCAGCTGCCACCGGAGCAATCGCGGCCCGAACACCGGATATCGGCGACGCAGCAGTCCTCGGTCACTCGCACGACGATGACGCCGGGCGAGGAGGAACGGTGCCCGGATCGACCGCGTAATCAGCACGACGGGCAACGGAAGACCCGCGACGATCGTCGCCAGCAACACGTCGTCTTCAGGCCTTCGTCGCTGTCGAGCCAACCGCCCCCAGTTTTGTGTCAGTGCCACTGGAAGGCCGCCCAGTATACTTTCTGCCAGCCGGAAAGTACGAGCGCGAACCAACCCCGACTAGACGCAATGACCACTCGCCCGAAGCCGAAGAAGATGCGCGTTGCCATTCTGGGCGGTGGCGTCGGGCGCGATTTCGGCGGCCTTTGCGCTCACCTCGCCGGACAATCCGGCACATCAGGACCACGAGGTCACCATCTACCAGATGGGATGCGGCTTGGCGGCAAAGGCGCGAGCGGTCGGAACGCGCGGTTTCATCAGCGTATCGAGGAACACGGACTCCACATTTGGATGGGATGGTACCACAGCGCTTTTCGCCTCATCAGGAGAGTGTTACCGCGAGCTTGGCCGCGACGCTGGGCAAGCCACTGGCCAGCTGGCGGGAGGCGTTCAAGCCGCAAAGCCTCGCCACCTTGATGGACAGGCACAAGACGTTGTGGAAACGATGGGACATCTGCTTTCCCCGCACCCCCGACGTGCCGGGCGGGCGCTACGCCTCGATGTACGGACAACTGCGCATGCTGCGCGGCTGGATACTGAGCCGCGCGGGCGATGCTGCGCGCGGATCCAGAGGGGCAGAACGTTTCTCGCCACGGTGTTTGGCGTACGGTCTCACTGCCCGGCGTGCTCGAACAGGGCTGCCCGACGTGCTGCTGTTTCTGGCGCAATCAGCGCGGATCAACGTCAGAGCGCGGCGCGATGCCGCCGCGTCCGGCGCCTCGCCGACGCACTGCGGGGACGGGTACACGCGGTGATGCGCGCCGGCGAGTTCGACGACCATGACACGCTGCGGCGATTGACCGCGATGCTCGACATGCTGTTGACCGTGACGGTCGGACTGATCGACGAAGGCGTCGGCACCGGCGAACGCACCTTACGCGCTGGACGAACTGGAGTTGCGCGAGTTCCTGCGCACCCACGGCTGCGAACCGGCCACGCTGGATTGTGCGTTTCTGCGCGCCTACAACCTCGCGCTCGCGTATCGACATGGCGATTGGACCGACCCCGCCAATGAAAACGCGCCGCCGGGGTCGCCATCAACATCATGCTGCGCGGGTGCTTCCAGTATCAGGGCGCCTTCATGTGGGAGATGCAGTCGGGAATGGGCGACACGATCTTTGCCCCATACTACGACGTGCTGGTACAGCGTGGTGTGCAGTTCAAGTTCTTCCATCAAGTACGCGAGCTGGAGCTCTCACCGGATGCGTCGCGCATCCAGACCATTCATATCGAGCGCCAGGCGGAACCGCGCGACGGACGATACGATCCGTTGATCGACATCAACGGACTGCGCTGCTGGCCATCGGGCCGCGCTATGATCAACTCGTTGAT from Gemmatimonadaceae bacterium carries:
- a CDS encoding AarF/ABC1/UbiB kinase family protein — encoded protein: MEFASILDDLPSVPTPLITKRMVRALHLESLEQRFAEFEVMPLSAASIAQVHRARLLDGTRVVVKVMRPGIEKRFRVDLAIAGTCARLLAWHQAFRRMGIRALANELHQLTCEELDFTREVRNFRQLRQRMLDDDIDHYCPVVYPELSALTVITMEEIVGVSVKTLMQASSAARGTPADRRSADRPERLAAIAQLAQWAHSASPERTARLLVRSFLEQAMRHRLFRRSARGEYDRHEGRYVGGIDLGMIGWLDEAPVGNMNSGCAEAIAEGLLDAAYRHLLATVEPPPRRSRSSRRNSRRILRDWLARRWSSPVRSLDASGVERRAIFTCSRKPWRGASCGLRLPRRWYGFIAPSSSGTWSCRSWTRSVNRQSLIRDFVADERLDRPSIFANVDRVWSTPARRSNWRWRGRTSSSTREAFQETGVVGERANAIHQPVGPGRYGG